The proteins below are encoded in one region of Aequorivita iocasae:
- a CDS encoding SulP family inorganic anion transporter, whose product MSKSIFSNFRGNLFGGITAGIVALPLALAFGVQSGLGPDAGLYGAIFIGFFASLFGGTNTQISGPTAPMTAVSMVVIAGIIATHNGSVEEALPYILLVFLLAGLMQILLGVTGVGKYIKYIPYPVVSGFMTAIGVIILITQLLPVLGYYTEDDTAFIETFKPRAEEAIMTNILHDEADEGILVLEDFKETISRSEQISEEDILQEARVLAKAENSGVAGAIKALPRAIASINWLEFILASLTIFIIYGFKRITTVVPSTLVALLVVSVGAYFLKLDYQPIDQIPGGFPIPNLNIFTEFQFGQISPYIFTALTLAFLGAIDSLLTSVVADNMTKTKHNPNKELMGQGIGNSIAAIFGGIPGAGATIRTVVNIKSGGTTRLSGMIAAVLLLVILLALGPVASQIPAAVLAGILITVGIGVMDYKGLKAIPKMQKAEVTIMIVVLLLSVFWNLVYAVGIGLVLASIIFMKKIGDLTADQSKVVPLKNADELALAWSDEVNFPERLKEEVFIKRLEGPLFFGYTSDFQQLANQIPDTATHVIIRMGKTPYIDQSGLYAMEEVLMNITKKGITPIFEDLQAQPRVMMEKIDIIPDLVPQELIFSDFKEAVKYARDNIKDVV is encoded by the coding sequence ATGAGCAAAAGTATATTCTCAAATTTTAGAGGAAATCTATTTGGTGGTATTACTGCCGGAATTGTAGCCCTACCACTAGCATTAGCCTTTGGAGTTCAGTCTGGACTTGGACCCGATGCTGGTCTTTACGGCGCAATTTTCATTGGTTTCTTTGCTTCGCTTTTTGGCGGAACAAATACCCAAATTTCTGGCCCAACTGCACCTATGACGGCAGTTTCCATGGTTGTTATTGCGGGCATTATTGCAACCCACAATGGTAGCGTTGAAGAGGCTTTGCCATATATTTTATTGGTTTTTCTACTGGCCGGACTTATGCAGATTTTATTAGGAGTTACCGGTGTCGGAAAATATATAAAATATATTCCTTACCCAGTAGTTTCAGGTTTTATGACAGCAATCGGGGTTATCATTTTAATCACACAGCTTTTGCCCGTTTTGGGTTATTATACAGAAGATGATACAGCTTTTATAGAAACATTTAAACCCCGGGCCGAAGAAGCAATCATGACAAATATCCTGCACGACGAAGCTGATGAGGGAATTTTGGTACTCGAGGATTTTAAGGAAACCATAAGCCGGTCTGAACAAATTTCAGAAGAAGATATTCTTCAGGAAGCAAGGGTGCTGGCGAAAGCAGAAAATTCTGGTGTCGCCGGTGCTATAAAAGCGCTTCCACGCGCAATCGCAAGTATTAATTGGTTGGAATTTATTTTAGCATCGCTTACCATTTTTATAATTTACGGTTTCAAGCGAATTACTACTGTAGTTCCCAGTACATTGGTAGCGTTGTTGGTTGTATCGGTAGGTGCTTATTTTCTAAAGTTGGATTATCAACCAATCGATCAAATACCGGGTGGTTTCCCGATTCCGAATTTGAATATTTTTACCGAGTTCCAATTTGGGCAGATTTCACCCTACATTTTTACGGCTCTAACGTTAGCGTTTTTGGGAGCGATTGACTCCTTGCTTACATCGGTGGTGGCAGATAATATGACAAAAACCAAACACAACCCTAACAAAGAGCTTATGGGCCAAGGTATTGGTAACAGTATTGCAGCAATTTTTGGCGGTATTCCCGGAGCTGGTGCAACTATCCGTACGGTGGTAAACATAAAATCAGGGGGAACAACGAGACTTTCGGGTATGATTGCCGCAGTTTTATTGCTAGTAATATTATTGGCGTTAGGGCCTGTTGCATCACAAATTCCCGCAGCCGTTCTTGCAGGAATTTTGATAACCGTTGGTATTGGAGTAATGGATTACAAAGGTTTGAAGGCAATCCCAAAAATGCAAAAGGCCGAAGTTACCATTATGATTGTTGTATTATTACTTTCAGTTTTTTGGAACCTTGTTTACGCAGTGGGAATCGGTCTGGTATTGGCTTCCATCATTTTTATGAAGAAAATTGGAGACCTTACTGCCGACCAATCAAAAGTAGTTCCGCTTAAAAATGCCGACGAGTTAGCGCTGGCGTGGAGTGACGAAGTTAATTTCCCAGAAAGACTGAAAGAAGAAGTATTTATAAAACGTTTGGAAGGACCCTTGTTTTTTGGATATACTTCTGATTTTCAACAATTGGCAAATCAAATTCCAGATACCGCCACACATGTAATTATCCGAATGGGAAAAACTCCGTACATAGATCAATCTGGTCTTTATGCCATGGAAGAGGTTTTAATGAACATCACAAAAAAGGGCATTACTCCTATATTTGAAGATCTTCAGGCACAGCCCCGCGTTATGATGGAAAAAATTGATATTATTCCAGATTTGGTTCCTCAGGAGCTTATTTTCAGCGACTTTAAAGAAGCGGTGAAATACGCACGCGATAATATAAAAGATGTAGTGTAA